The Rhodothermus marinus DSM 4252 DNA segment ACACACTTTCGTGGTGCCGATGTCTACGCCCACAACAATGCGCTCATTCATGGCCCATCGCAGATTTTTGGGTGGACGGATGCGCCTCTTCGCGCACCACGATCTGATTCGCAAAACGCAGGTCGATCAACGAAAACGTCTTGTGCGGTTGCGTCAGCACCGCCTGCTGCCAGAAAGCCACCAGCCGACGCAGCCGCCGCTCGAAGTCTTCCCGGCCCAGCCGAACCGGAACGCTGCGCTGCCCGGCCGCCGGTGTCGTGTAGAGCCAGAACTCGCCGTCCGGCGCTCGCACGATCTCCGAGATGAGCGCGCGCGCCGGGTCTTCCAGGGCGGCCAGGGTCGTCAGTAGCGCCCGTACCGGTTCGTCTTCCAGCGGACGCATCGGATGCGCCGGTCCGCGCACGCCATAGAGCAGCGGCACGTCGGGGACCGGTCCGCGTCCCGGCGGCATGCCGTAGCCTTCGGCGTCCAGATAGCGCAGGGGGCGTCCCCCGGCATCCATCTGAAGCACCACCGGCACCCGTTCTTCCACCGCAATGCGCAGCGTACCGGTGGGCCAGCGCGTGACCGAAGCCGCCTGCACCCACGGATGGCGCGCGACCCGATCGGCAATCAGCGCCGGATCCAGGTCGAACAGCGCCGCGCCGGAATCGACGGCGGCCAGACGCCGCAGCTCTCCGGGATCGGCCTGACGCGCCCCCACGATCTCAATGCGCGTTAGCCGCACGCTCTCCAGCCACAGCCAGGCCACGCCGCAGAGGGCCAGCACCGGCACCCCCGTCACCAGCAGCCGGAGCAGCCGGCGGCGGACACCCGACTTCTTCGCCGGAGTCCTGCGGGTCGTATGTGCCTTACGAGGCGGCATGCGGCAACGCTTCGGTCAGTTTCAGGTAGTCCAGCAGCTCGCGGGCGGCCCGCCAGATGTCGCCGGCTCCCATGAACAGCACGGCATCGCCCGGACGAAGCACGTGCTCCAGCAGGTAGCCCGGAATCTGCCGGCGCTCGGGCACGTAGTGCACGTCGCGGTGACCGAAACGCCGGGCCAGCTCGGCAATGCGCTCGCCGGTAATCCCCGGAATCGGCGCCTCGCGGGCGCCGTAGACGTCGGTCACCACCAGCACGTCGGCATCCACGAAAGACCGGGCAAAGTCCTCCTGAAAGTCCCGCG contains these protein-coding regions:
- a CDS encoding cell division protein FtsQ/DivIB, whose amino-acid sequence is MPPRKAHTTRRTPAKKSGVRRRLLRLLVTGVPVLALCGVAWLWLESVRLTRIEIVGARQADPGELRRLAAVDSGAALFDLDPALIADRVARHPWVQAASVTRWPTGTLRIAVEERVPVVLQMDAGGRPLRYLDAEGYGMPPGRGPVPDVPLLYGVRGPAHPMRPLEDEPVRALLTTLAALEDPARALISEIVRAPDGEFWLYTTPAAGQRSVPVRLGREDFERRLRRLVAFWQQAVLTQPHKTFSLIDLRFANQIVVREEAHPSTQKSAMGHE